The Ficedula albicollis isolate OC2 chromosome 1, FicAlb1.5, whole genome shotgun sequence nucleotide sequence TCTTGCTTTAAGCTGGTTTCAGGCTCTCAGAGTGACACAAAGATCAAAGTTAATCCAGTGGCAGGATTTTTTAGAGGACTTGGGATTGTTAGGTAGCCCTGCAATAGGGAAGTGGATCtctttcccagcccagcaccctgcaggtCTGTTCTGTAGCAGCCCAAGACCTTCTGGCCTGTGTTCATCAGTGCATTTGTGCGTCCTGCTCACCTAACAGCTGCACTACCAGCTTGCTGTTGAGTGTGTGTTCTTCTGAATTATGGGAAGTACATGGTGTCCAGTTCTTGCTATTCTGCAGTCACATTTCCTGTTCCTGGACAGTCACTGTGGTGAAGGCAGGAGCACCTGCCAAGTCTTACAGCTGACTATCAGTCTGATGGAAGGCTTTGGGTTCTGGATAAAACTGGAGACTTGGGCAGGGTTGTTCGGTGGTTTTGTTTGAGCTCACAACTTCATGGCCAGCTCTTGTCAACTGCTACTAATCAGCCTTGTCCTCCAACACAATCTTCATGTCTTTATGGTGCTGATGTCTGACCAGAAGAATTTGGGCGGTGCTAACTGATACTAAAATTAGCTACTGGACCAATTAATCCACTTTCAACCATGTTGTGTTCTGCTCAAGATTGTGCCTGAAATGCTTGAGATCTCACTCAAAAAAAGAATTACCAATTTGTCATTGGTTCAGCCATCTGTAATGGGATGGAATGGGCAAGTGAGAGGTTTAAACAAGGCTGTGGACAGCTCTGAGATTGTCACATTACAGGTTAGAATCATAGAGTATCTCAAATTGGAAGTGGCCCataaggatcattgagtccaactccctgctcccccaggacTACTAAAGCTAAACCATATGactgagagcattgtccagaCAGTCTGTGAATTCTGGCCATGAAGACTTCCCTAGGATGCCTGTCCCAGTGGCTAATTATCCTGTCAGTGAAGAAACGTTTGCAGAGTATTCTTCCCTGTTTGAAGTCCTATCTCCATTTCACAACAGAAAGGTATCAACAGTAGAATGCTGGAGAAAGAGCAATGGCACTTTGAAAGCTTGCTGTGGCATGGGAAGGTTTATCCTCTAGGACTGTGGCACCAGACAGTGGTAGAAGCATCCTCAGAGGACTGCTTAGAAAAGTTACATTGCCTCTCCTGATGCTGCCTCTGTCTTCAAACTCATTTCAATTTTCACACCCACTTGAGCTCtcctaaaaatacttttaaagtgATACCTGAAATATTAGCCTTGAATTATTTTTACCCCCTTTATGTCACTTTTCAAAAGGGAATCTAAATGTACTTCATAAAGAAAGGCAAACAGAGTTCCTCCATTTTACAGGGATTTAGGAATACCTTATGGaaatggcagagcagggaaaaacaaTGATTGCATTTAAAAGGTCTGTGGAAGCCTTGGTTTAAAGTAAGTATATGTTTGTGCCAGTTTGAAGTCACCAAGTAGTAAGTCATCTCCAATGGGCAAATTTTAATGGCAGACAACTTCCTATACTGTATTAATGGCTTCTTTTCCTTGGTAGTAAAGTATCCATCCTCAAATaccaaaatgctgctgccagtgcaaCTCTGAGAGATGTGTGTGCTCTTTCTTACAGCTGTCCAGCCTCCCACCCCACCCTCTGTTCAGCCAGGAGAGGACCAGAAAGCAAATAATATAGTTACCATCACAGGTATCTCGCTGTGCTTGTTCATCATCTTTGCCACTGTTCTTATCACGCTCTGGaggaagctctgcagagctcagaaatgCAGCACCGCTGTCCGACGAAACTCCGTCCATTCCCCGGGCTTCCGGAAGAACTCCGATGAGGAGAACATCTGCCAAGGCAACAAGCAGCGGGACAGCTTTGCTGAGGGAGGGGATGCCCCTGTTAACATTCCCCTGACCTACAGGCGAAGCCTCCAGTTTGCCCAGGAAGATGATGCCTCTGGAAGTGAAAACTTTCAGCCAAATGCCCAAAAAATTATCCCTCCAATTTTCAGCTACcgcctggcacagcagcagctgaaagagatgaaaaagaaaggCCTGACAGAGACCACTAAGGTGTACCATGTCTCTCAGAATCCTCTCACAGACACGGTTCTTGGTGCCACCACAATGCTTCCCTTGAGTGGGGAAAAGcaagaggaggcagcagcaaacaaaTTTCGGATCAAATCTCCATTTTTGGACCAGCCAGCCAGTCAGCCCAAGTTCCTGGGAGAAGGCTCACACCCTAGGCTGGATTTTCCATTCTCACAGGCCAATCCTGCAATGAGCCCAACCCAAACCTTAGTAAGAAGAGGTCATTCCAAGCACCAGGATAACAGAGTGGACTTGCCTGAGAGGGGCTCTCACAGAAACTCGCAGTTCAGAAGAACAGCCAGTTTCCATGAAACTAAAAAGGCCAGGCCTTTCAGAGAGAGAAGCATGTCCACTCTCACACCCCGACACGCCCCTCTCTACAACTCCAGGACCAGGACGTGGGACCAGGGTCTGGAGGACAGGACACGGCCAAAATCAAGAAGTGCTAATCCAGCTTGTGAAAAGCTGGatcagccccacagcacagtgctgggctgtgaaCCACAGGGCCAGGGCGCAAAGCCCCACCACAGGGCGGGTGCCCCGGTGAGGAAGCTGGACCTGATCACAGACCGCCAGCCTGCCGGCCAGGAGAAGGCAGCTGAGAAGCCTGAGCCCAGCCGAAGTAAGAGGGGCCCTTCACCTAACCCCAAAGGTGTGTGGCGGAAAGAAACAGGCCCAAGTGGCAAAGATAATTCCCAGAGAGGCCTGAGTGTCAGCCCTGCCCAGTATCGAAGGGACAAGTGCCAGAGCTTCCCCTTGGACCCCGAGTTTGCCTTTTATGACAATTCTACTTTTGGCTTAAcggaggcagagcagcagatgatCGACCTCCCTGGGTATTTTGGCTCAAATGAAGAAGATGAAACAAGTACTCTGAGCATTGAGAAGCTGGTGATCTGAG carries:
- the THSD1 gene encoding thrombospondin type-1 domain-containing protein 1, translating into MKQMLKDFSNLLLVVLCDYVLGEVEYLLLEHPDHVAFSNDTVSVEYQYYSGGNVTAEPVSILLLDASTSEIIARKLLPANQSQGTVAFECFHFKSAGDFLFRMVSPSDNSSAAQWSRSTVSTLHVEWPVFHIDLNRSSEVLGSSLQVGLFTNEQLCAMNKTVISLDVIFTSTLYEFRRVSSDETLGIRTSKGIPLSRSQWVEFDCPPIGQEIYITVLLKSLETHSIIASIGPVDLLHKFGYRLVVAAEPTCKTLVQVFVISPPCTSISGKIVVYKEALKHPSQRTTWLYENILHPGDNRTEFNCTLFDVGKNKYCFDLLNFSNRSYFPARVKECMLIQRNMETWSRWQPWSPCSVTCGDGIRERFRECLSSSPAKPGCAGSPRETSLCSLEECVSVQPPTPPSVQPGEDQKANNIVTITGISLCLFIIFATVLITLWRKLCRAQKCSTAVRRNSVHSPGFRKNSDEENICQGNKQRDSFAEGGDAPVNIPLTYRRSLQFAQEDDASGSENFQPNAQKIIPPIFSYRLAQQQLKEMKKKGLTETTKVYHVSQNPLTDTVLGATTMLPLSGEKQEEAAANKFRIKSPFLDQPASQPKFLGEGSHPRLDFPFSQANPAMSPTQTLVRRGHSKHQDNRVDLPERGSHRNSQFRRTASFHETKKARPFRERSMSTLTPRHAPLYNSRTRTWDQGLEDRTRPKSRSANPACEKLDQPHSTVLGCEPQGQGAKPHHRAGAPVRKLDLITDRQPAGQEKAAEKPEPSRSKRGPSPNPKGVWRKETGPSGKDNSQRGLSVSPAQYRRDKCQSFPLDPEFAFYDNSTFGLTEAEQQMIDLPGYFGSNEEDETSTLSIEKLVI